A section of the Amblyomma americanum isolate KBUSLIRL-KWMA chromosome 2, ASM5285725v1, whole genome shotgun sequence genome encodes:
- the LOC144120620 gene encoding uncharacterized protein LOC144120620 produces the protein MAGKLLVFSPPSKVVEGRAAEVPVLLLQPFGKPPQVTFEQIPVGREAVRQLKVLNTSNTDHMVTLGDTLRAKGFRADPEVFKLLPGQSQLVSLFWKPDGNEPSSRLAVPVSTDKGYKGRFVLLGTVREEPKPLKPPRKNPVKSSILTISQKQNLSSRATTSAQTPRKANSTPAQVCKKAVPPIRVTIPKEFKSSANKNAGRENRTSKVSASAQVSKKSATAISEPCKKAVPPVRATVPKSFASRPNKNATSNRPASITCDPHIAGDAESLLGGGTFSVVPASNTSGDLDPLKPATCTEEIRRETFVCGAPILEATANITVEDSLKTANTAFENSLEMPKNYFEDSLEPGKLANSTAVDAAATVNNSEEHSDSGNNDTFELDLSARMEMLYQQIIEKQSCANSQKEVPTTTSAVHKQMSAEQAKPLLCTPQEAENEGSLWPPQLQAISNEQRSSSPKCPAKASKEDSLPDIENLLKELELDAGRDPRCSVNDSLLEMIENYGSTELFEDHVRVEDFFPSDVSSINQAGNSAHGF, from the exons ATGGCCGGGAAGCTGCTAGTCTTCTCGCCGCCTTCGAAGGTAGTCGAAGGCAGAGCTGCGGAGGTGCCCGTTCTGCTGCTGCAGCCATTCGGCAAGCCGCCACAGGTCACTTTCGAACAGATTCCGGTGGGCCGTGAGGCAGTGCGCCAGCTAAAGGTCTTGAACACCTCCAACACCGACCACATGGTGACACTCGGCGATACGCTGCGGGCAAAGGGATTCAGAGCAGATCCAGAAGTGTTCAAGCTTCTACCCGGGCAGAGCCAGCTCGTGTCGTTGTTCTGGAAACCTGATGGCAACGAGCCATCAAGCAGACTGGCCGTCCCTGTTTCTACAGACAAGGGCTACAAGGGCCGATTCGTCTTGCTGGGAACAGTCCGCGAGGAGCCGAAGCCATTGAAACCACCGCGTAAG AATCCGGTCAAGTCAAGTATTCTCACCATTTCACAGAAGCAAAACCTGAGCTCAAGAGCTACAACCTCTGCGCAAACACCAAGGAAGGCCAACTCAACTCCTGCACAAGTGTGCAAAAAAGCAGTGCCGCCCATCCGAGTGACCATCCCAAAGGAGTTTAAATCCTCTGCAAACAAGAATGCTGGTCGTGAGAACCGGACCTCAAAAGTTTCTGCATCTGCACAAGTGTCCAAGAAGTCAGCCACAGCCATATCAGAGCCATGCAAAAAAGCAGTGCCTCCAGTCAGAGCCACTGTACCTAAAAGTTTCGCATCTCGTCCAAACAAGAATGCCACTTCCAACCGTCCTGCATCCATCACCTGTGATCCTCACATTGCTGGCGATGCTGAATCCTTGCTAGGTGGAGGAACCTTTTCAGTGGTGCCTGCATCCAATACATCTGGAGACCTCGATCCTCTAAAACCAGCAACATGCACGGAGGAGATCCGCAGAGAAACATTCGTCTGTGGTGCTCCTATTTTGGAAGCCACAGCAAACATCACGGTGGAGGATAGCTTGAAGACTGCAAACACTGCATTTGAAAACAGTCTGGAAATGCCAAAAAATTATTTTGAAGACAGCCTGGAACCAGGTAAATTGGCAAATTCAACTGCTGTGGATGCAGCAGCAACAGTCAACAACAGTGAAGAACACTCAGACTCTGGCAATAATGACACCTTTGAACTTGACCTCAGTGCTCGGATGGAAATGCTGTATCAGCAAATAATTGAAAAGCAGTCCTGCGCCAATTCACAGAAAGAAGTACCCACCACCACATCTGCAGTGCATAAGCAGATGTCTGCGGAGCAAGCCAAACCGCTTCTGTGCACCCCACAAGAGGCTGAAAATGAAGGGTCACTGTGGCCTCCACAGCTCCAGGCCATTTCGAATGAACAGCGTTCTTCATCACCGAAGTGCCCAGCCAAGGCAAGCAAGGAGGACAGTTTGCCAGACATCGAGAACCTGCTCAAAGAACTGGAGCTAGATGCAGGCCGTGATCCAAGATGCAGTGTGAATGACTCGCTGCTAGAAATGATTGAGaattacggcagcactgaactcTTTGAGGACCATGTTCGTGTCGAAGACTTCTTCCCCTCCGACGTTAGCAGCATTAATCAGGCAGGGAATTCCGCCCATGGTTTTTAG
- the LOC144120621 gene encoding uncharacterized protein LOC144120621 has product MAASSDGPKDVGGQQELHAPVAQNLEGPLGECQARQDTGYHQGPPASPVQKLQELSSGCQASRDAGDQQQPEDPSLKDSQKSVGSVQEAGEQQESEGPPVKEPEDPVGREGKSGEQQEPEASSAQTPLDPVEVAARQLRRAAEKGDLATLEQLLDSDPSLATRTDADGYTALHRACYADQVDAARLILDRGPPGLLERPTVDGWRPLHSACKWGSLSCARLLMERGASVNAPSDGGLTPLHLASSQPRSRGVLELLLWAPFADTEARSRAGDRPIDLAARHGPWASLFAMHAPAVNHF; this is encoded by the exons ATGGCTGCATCAAGCGATGGTCCCAAGGATGTAGGTGGCCAGCAGGAATTGCATGCTCCAGTGGCTCAGAATCTAGAGGGCCCACTTGGTGAATGTCAGGCAAGACAGGACACAGGATACCACCAGGGACCACCAGCCTCACCAGTTCAGAAGCTGCAGGAGCTGTCAAGTGGATGCCAAGCGAGTCGAGATGCAGGAGACCAGCAGCAGCCAGAAGACCCTTCGTTAAAGGACTCACAGAAGTCGGTTGGTAGTGTCCAGGAAGCAGGAGAACAGCAGGAATCAGAAGGCCCTCCAGTGAAAGAGCCAGAGGACCCGGTTGGTAGGGAAGGAAAATCAGGGGAACAGCAGGAACCTGAAGCGTCGTCAGCACAGACTCCACTGGATCCAGTTG AGGTGGCGGCCCGGCAGCTTCGGCGCGCTGCCGAGAAGGGTGACCTGGCCACCCTGGAGCAGCTCCTGGACTCGGACCCATCACTGGCGACGCGCACCGACGCCGACGGCTACACGGCACTGCACCGGGCCTGCTACGCCGACCAGGTCGATGCAGCGCGATTGATCCTGGACCGTGGTCCGCCGGGACTGCTGGAGCGGCCCACGGTCGATGGCTGGCGGCCGCTCCACTCGGCCTGCAAGTGGGGCTCGCTCAGCTGCGCGCGCCTGCTCATGGAGCGGGGCGCCAGCGTGAACGCGCCCAGCGACGGAGGGCTCACGCCGCTCCATCTGGCCTCCAGTCAGCCGCGCTCGCGAGGCGTGCTCGAGCTGCTGCTGTGGGCGCCGTTCGCCGACACCGAGGCAAGGAGCCGCGCAGGGGACCGGCCCATAGACCTGGCAGCTCGACACGGGCCTTGGGCCTCGCTGTTCGCCATGCACGCCCCGGCTGTGAACCACTTCTGA